The Solibacillus sp. FSL W7-1464 genome contains a region encoding:
- the rbsK gene encoding ribokinase, whose amino-acid sequence MITVIGSINMDLVVQMDVFPKKGETVLGSLFTTVPGGKGANQAVAAARLGSQVKMLGAVGSDSFGTELRANLNEENINTSLVMNTNGATGIANILLHESDNRIVVVPGANSKVTPEVVASAKTVIGNSQLVVMQLEIPVETIEYSLKLCKELQIPVLFNPAPAANFDIEWMPYIEYLTPNETECALLFGDDVEAALEKYPNQLIVTLGEDGARYFDGTKHVHVKGYKTTAIDTTGAGDTFNGAFAHAITNGQSIEEAVFFANIAASLSVEKFGAQGGMPNLENVIARKDGAK is encoded by the coding sequence ATGATTACGGTAATAGGAAGTATCAATATGGACTTAGTCGTTCAAATGGATGTTTTCCCTAAGAAGGGTGAGACCGTTTTAGGAAGCTTATTCACAACAGTGCCAGGAGGTAAAGGGGCAAACCAGGCAGTTGCTGCTGCACGCTTAGGCAGCCAAGTTAAAATGTTAGGTGCTGTCGGTTCGGACAGCTTCGGTACAGAGCTTCGTGCGAATCTGAACGAAGAAAATATAAATACAAGCTTAGTTATGAATACAAATGGCGCTACAGGCATTGCGAATATTTTGCTCCACGAATCGGACAACCGTATTGTCGTTGTACCGGGCGCCAACTCGAAAGTAACACCAGAAGTAGTTGCTTCAGCAAAAACTGTTATCGGAAACAGCCAGTTAGTTGTCATGCAGCTTGAAATACCAGTTGAAACAATTGAGTACAGCTTAAAGTTATGTAAAGAGCTTCAAATACCAGTACTGTTTAACCCTGCCCCGGCAGCAAACTTTGACATTGAATGGATGCCTTATATTGAGTATTTAACACCGAACGAAACCGAATGTGCCTTACTATTTGGTGATGATGTTGAAGCAGCATTGGAAAAGTATCCAAATCAGTTAATTGTGACATTAGGTGAAGATGGCGCGCGCTACTTCGATGGTACAAAACATGTTCATGTAAAGGGATACAAAACGACAGCTATTGATACAACAGGTGCCGGGGATACCTTTAACGGTGCATTCGCCCATGCAATTACAAACGGCCAGTCGATTGAAGAAGCAGTATTTTTTGCGAATATAGCGGCATCATTATCCGTTGAAAAATTCGGAGCCCAAGGTGGTATGCCCAATTTAGAAAACGTGATAGCTCGAAAGGACGGCGCAAAATGA
- the rbsD gene encoding D-ribose pyranase, whose translation MKKQGILNRELAGIFARLGHTDKIVIADCGLPIPEGVTCIDLSYKLGEPGFITILEVVLEDLEVEQSYLAEEIKAANEAVHSSILKIVEPVTYISHEQFKKMSSEAKVIIRTGEMTPYANIMLQSGVIF comes from the coding sequence ATGAAAAAACAGGGCATATTAAATCGAGAGTTGGCAGGTATATTTGCACGTTTAGGTCATACAGATAAAATTGTTATTGCCGATTGCGGCTTACCGATTCCAGAAGGTGTTACATGTATTGATTTATCATACAAATTGGGAGAGCCAGGATTTATTACAATTTTGGAAGTCGTTCTGGAAGATTTAGAAGTAGAACAGAGTTACTTGGCAGAAGAAATAAAAGCTGCTAACGAAGCTGTTCATTCATCTATTTTGAAAATTGTGGAACCGGTTACATATATTTCACACGAGCAATTCAAAAAAATGTCGAGCGAAGCAAAGGTCATTATTCGTACAGGTGAAATGACACCATACGCCAATATCATGCTACAAAGCGGCGTAATTTTCTAA
- a CDS encoding LacI family DNA-binding transcriptional regulator, with the protein MVNIKDVAKVANLSVATVSRYLNQNGYVSKKSSERIERAICELDYKPSSVARSLSKKQSNIIGLIVPDIKNPYFPELARAVEDMALSYGYTVVLCNSDDQMEKELLYLERLSQTYVAGLIVATSLMDPSVYMSINTPIVALDRIIDATVPTVATDNRKGARLGAEYLLTNGAENLLCIRGPQGLKTADDRLTGFLDATDKQRPDPIVITTSFDFKVAAEAIEQTLTSNPQIDGVFASSDTLAIAALHIAHKLGKRVPEELQIVGFDGIALGEMVSPPLTTVGQDLYKMGAAAATMLIEQIEGKEMKQTILNIDPQLIVRGTTRKEAAI; encoded by the coding sequence ATGGTTAACATTAAAGATGTGGCAAAGGTTGCAAATCTTTCTGTAGCAACAGTATCACGCTACTTAAATCAAAATGGTTATGTCAGTAAAAAGTCATCAGAACGTATTGAACGAGCAATTTGTGAGCTGGATTATAAGCCTAGCAGTGTTGCACGTTCATTAAGTAAAAAACAATCCAATATTATTGGTCTAATTGTGCCTGATATAAAAAATCCGTATTTTCCAGAGTTGGCACGTGCAGTGGAGGACATGGCCTTATCTTATGGCTATACCGTTGTTCTTTGTAATTCAGACGACCAAATGGAAAAAGAGTTGTTATATTTAGAGCGCCTATCACAAACTTATGTTGCGGGCTTAATTGTGGCAACAAGCTTAATGGATCCTTCTGTTTATATGTCCATCAATACACCAATCGTTGCACTAGACCGAATAATCGATGCAACTGTCCCGACTGTGGCAACCGATAACAGAAAAGGTGCCAGACTTGGGGCGGAGTACTTACTCACAAACGGTGCAGAAAATTTATTATGTATACGTGGTCCACAAGGGTTAAAAACTGCTGATGACCGTCTTACAGGATTTCTGGACGCAACAGATAAACAAAGACCAGATCCAATTGTTATAACAACATCTTTTGATTTTAAAGTTGCTGCTGAAGCAATTGAACAAACTTTAACAAGTAACCCGCAAATTGATGGAGTTTTCGCAAGCAGCGATACATTAGCCATCGCTGCTCTTCATATTGCGCATAAGCTTGGCAAGCGTGTACCGGAAGAACTGCAGATTGTAGGCTTCGATGGTATTGCGCTCGGTGAGATGGTATCACCGCCATTAACAACGGTCGGCCAGGACTTATACAAAATGGGTGCTGCAGCCGCAACAATGTTAATTGAGCAGATTGAAGGCAAAGAAATGAAACAAACGATATTAAATATAGATCCGCAATTAATTGTGCGTGGGACGACAAGAAAGGAAGCTGCAATATGA